One window of Dysgonomonas mossii genomic DNA carries:
- a CDS encoding RagB/SusD family nutrient uptake outer membrane protein — MKNIKNIIKSICLSSIILGATSCNDFLTIVPESEQVLETYYTSESAVNANSASLYAAFVWQDFGMNFMWMAGDELAGDLYYTYDQEGQFYYMTFQNGNSFLTQGWNGLYRVVSYCNNIINGMPAAARSNGVSETVINRALGEARCIRAIAYYWLTEYWQDVPIITNNNISGGQVIRHKQASVYEFIRQDLEFAKDNLPSTPFQTGRCSKYTAIGMLAKLHLTMASHLSDASSSDNFAKAKSYAAEVINDSGLKLYSDLSTMFYPKGNNSSESLFAIQCTNDGYGYGNGRNVSLSRNALITLGSSWGAGKGPTLSLQEAFDSNDARRYYTYMRNGDSYPNLGGGGYTYHNFSQDESTETSNGMLAHVRKYVIGANSDCDGVAGTSNQDAGNNIYLLRLADVYLCYVEACIGSGTSTTDALALTVYDKVRERAGFSTKATSITYDQLIKERRVEFALEGVNFLDIKRMSYRDMNKALSYLNGMKRERQYISNGSYTWQERNASNAHHGGFTPLDPSDDSSGKGSIFYLDKNVGTITITEKNLVLPVPAETVTKTPSITQEPVDYAF, encoded by the coding sequence ATGAAGAATATTAAAAATATAATCAAATCAATTTGTCTTTCATCCATTATCCTGGGTGCTACATCTTGTAATGATTTCTTGACTATAGTTCCTGAGTCAGAGCAGGTGCTGGAGACATATTACACATCAGAGTCTGCCGTTAATGCCAACTCTGCCTCTCTGTATGCTGCGTTTGTCTGGCAAGACTTTGGAATGAATTTTATGTGGATGGCAGGAGATGAGCTTGCCGGAGACCTTTATTACACTTACGATCAGGAAGGTCAATTTTATTATATGACTTTCCAGAATGGGAATTCCTTCCTTACTCAGGGGTGGAATGGGCTTTACCGTGTAGTTTCGTATTGTAATAATATTATCAATGGGATGCCTGCCGCAGCAAGATCTAATGGAGTTTCGGAAACGGTAATAAATCGTGCTCTTGGTGAGGCTCGTTGTATTCGTGCTATTGCTTATTATTGGTTAACAGAGTACTGGCAGGATGTTCCGATTATAACAAATAATAATATCTCCGGAGGTCAGGTGATTCGCCATAAGCAAGCAAGTGTTTACGAATTTATCCGTCAGGATCTCGAATTCGCTAAAGACAATCTTCCTTCAACTCCATTTCAGACCGGTAGATGCTCAAAATATACAGCTATAGGTATGTTGGCAAAGCTTCATCTAACGATGGCTTCTCACCTTTCTGATGCATCATCATCCGATAATTTTGCCAAAGCTAAATCTTACGCAGCTGAGGTAATTAATGATAGTGGGCTGAAATTATATTCAGACCTTTCTACAATGTTTTATCCAAAAGGAAACAACTCTTCAGAGTCTTTGTTTGCTATACAATGTACAAACGATGGTTATGGATACGGTAACGGACGCAATGTCTCTTTGTCTCGTAATGCACTGATTACTTTAGGTTCATCTTGGGGAGCAGGTAAGGGACCGACTCTTAGTTTGCAAGAAGCTTTTGATTCGAATGATGCCCGCCGTTATTATACATACATGCGCAATGGTGATAGCTATCCAAATTTGGGTGGCGGTGGATATACTTATCATAATTTTTCGCAAGATGAGTCTACCGAAACATCAAATGGTATGTTGGCACATGTAAGGAAATACGTAATCGGAGCTAATTCCGATTGTGACGGAGTTGCGGGAACATCCAATCAGGATGCAGGTAATAATATTTATTTACTCCGTTTGGCAGATGTATATCTGTGTTATGTTGAGGCATGTATCGGCTCGGGTACATCTACTACTGACGCTTTGGCATTGACCGTATATGATAAGGTACGTGAACGTGCCGGATTTTCTACAAAAGCCACTTCTATTACTTACGATCAGTTGATCAAAGAACGTCGTGTCGAATTTGCTCTTGAAGGTGTCAACTTCCTTGACATTAAACGGATGAGCTATAGGGATATGAATAAGGCTCTTTCTTATTTGAATGGAATGAAGCGTGAACGTCAATATATTTCTAATGGTAGTTATACATGGCAAGAACGTAATGCCAGCAATGCACATCACGGAGGGTTTACTCCTCTCGATCCGAGCGATGATTCTTCGGGTAAAGGTTCTATATTCTATCTTGATAAAAATGTAGGAACTATAACTATTACAGAAAAAAATCTTGTGTTGCCTGTTCCTGCGGAAACAGTAACAAAGACACCAAGTATAACTCAGGAACCGGTTGATTATGCATTTTAA
- a CDS encoding glycan-binding surface protein — MKKYILNIAIVLLALVSFNSCSDDDDKGGSGGGTPVVRYIRPCDATISDSLLTSGYLGTQIAIIGENLSKVNKVYFNDQKAKLNPNFVTDNTIIVNIPSGIPGEKQDLIKLYTNNDSCYYTFETKVPAPAPKSMTCEYVDDGNVAYIHGLYFIHEDANPLTVTFEGGLQGEVVSHDLDNIAVKVPVGAKPGPVKVTSVYGTTESPFYFRDNRNIILDFDTKFADGGYHHGWHAGSGYSTDGGLTGCGQYLIFTGEMDDDKWDDSKFGYERWTYRTTDPDFFDAGALDKYVLKFEVNIPDVWSAAALQIIFTGASDVWMNWQEGGSTGGNPNNAYLSNSNYPRALWIPWADTGTYVSNGWVTVTIPMTDFKYSKDGTNLNKVNAAGHYSGITLFVNGGGVTGTPCNPTFHIDNVRVVKAQ, encoded by the coding sequence ATGAAAAAATATATTTTAAATATAGCTATTGTATTACTTGCTCTTGTCTCATTCAATTCGTGCTCGGATGATGACGATAAAGGCGGCTCGGGAGGAGGTACTCCGGTCGTTAGATACATACGCCCATGCGACGCAACTATTTCTGATTCTTTATTGACAAGCGGATATTTGGGTACTCAGATTGCCATTATTGGAGAAAACTTGTCGAAAGTTAATAAGGTTTATTTTAATGATCAGAAAGCCAAGTTAAACCCGAATTTTGTGACGGACAATACTATTATTGTTAATATACCTTCAGGTATTCCTGGAGAGAAGCAAGATTTGATTAAGTTATATACAAATAATGACTCTTGCTATTATACTTTCGAAACAAAAGTTCCTGCACCTGCACCTAAATCCATGACATGTGAATATGTTGATGATGGCAATGTTGCTTATATTCATGGTCTTTATTTTATTCATGAAGACGCTAACCCTTTGACTGTAACTTTTGAAGGAGGATTGCAAGGTGAAGTTGTGAGCCATGATCTAGATAATATAGCAGTAAAAGTTCCTGTAGGTGCTAAGCCCGGACCTGTAAAAGTTACATCTGTATATGGTACAACTGAAAGTCCATTCTATTTTAGAGATAATAGAAATATCATTCTAGACTTTGATACAAAGTTTGCTGATGGTGGATATCATCATGGATGGCATGCCGGCTCAGGATATAGTACTGACGGTGGATTAACAGGTTGTGGACAGTATCTGATATTTACAGGAGAAATGGATGATGACAAATGGGATGATAGCAAATTTGGTTATGAACGCTGGACATATCGTACTACCGATCCTGATTTCTTTGATGCAGGTGCCCTTGATAAATATGTTTTAAAATTTGAGGTAAATATACCTGACGTATGGTCTGCTGCTGCTCTTCAAATTATTTTTACAGGAGCTTCAGATGTTTGGATGAATTGGCAGGAAGGTGGTTCTACCGGTGGTAACCCTAATAATGCTTATTTGTCAAATAGTAATTATCCTCGGGCATTGTGGATTCCATGGGCAGATACAGGCACTTATGTCAGTAATGGTTGGGTTACGGTAACCATACCAATGACAGATTTTAAATATAGCAAAGATGGTACTAACCTGAATAAGGTAAATGCTGCAGGACATTACTCCGGTATTACATTATTTGTTAATGGAGGAGGAGTAACAGGTACACCTTGTAACCCTACATTCCATATTGATAATGTACGTGTTGTTAAAGCTCAATGA
- a CDS encoding IPT/TIG domain-containing protein, which produces MILNNIYGKVVLVMLVIFAVTFSACSNDDDNSSGAVVLEAFGPSPALRGSELTFIGKNLDKVTSVILPEGIEITDIEVVSKEKIKITIPQDAKEGYVKLVASGLEITTKTLLKYTEPISITKFAPSPVKAGQTLTIEGDYLNLIQKVVFSDNVEVSYKDFLTWERKKIEVVVPREAQTGIIILADTAAIPVELKSETELQVVLPSVEKVLDLTNKKPGDVVSTIGQNLDLVESVQLPDGAPVAHAIKDDVLAFTLPEGITDGAIVMVAYSGVHVAIANIGVAVPTDLVATPATGIKDGSVISIKGVNMDLVTTALFPGVSEAVTPTSKSATEIKVTTPTNAKTGDLILNTASGKTVSVKIATLKPEILSYNPSSVAAGNEFTIKGKNLDLVTSVTFGGNKVVEVTPTSSTDLVVKAPVDAETGELTLTMKNGETVKGSVLTVTKPDFCYIPVLPGSDEEIKSGTILKVDVQNADKLTNVQVNGNNTQYILQGSTLSILVPSNANGNTAFKLISSNGEVTYTIRIVSSGIVETVIMNETRDLGSWAGEGAGGAFRLYKESFDGIKAGAILKFYFTVTGYGQLQINNANWATWDTPVFTDTSLTYYEMELTQPFLDNILGANDGWSTTAIVIQGEHLVISKVSIITGR; this is translated from the coding sequence ATGATATTGAATAATATATATGGAAAAGTCGTTTTAGTAATGCTGGTAATTTTTGCAGTTACATTCTCGGCATGTTCTAACGATGATGATAATAGTTCGGGTGCTGTGGTTCTTGAAGCTTTTGGCCCAAGTCCGGCTCTACGTGGTAGCGAGCTTACCTTTATAGGGAAAAACCTTGATAAAGTAACAAGTGTAATCCTTCCCGAAGGTATTGAGATTACTGATATAGAAGTGGTAAGTAAAGAAAAAATAAAGATTACCATTCCTCAGGATGCTAAAGAAGGCTATGTTAAACTTGTTGCCTCAGGTTTAGAAATAACTACCAAAACGTTGCTTAAATATACAGAGCCTATATCTATTACGAAGTTTGCACCATCTCCTGTCAAGGCAGGTCAGACTCTAACAATAGAAGGTGATTATCTGAATTTGATTCAGAAAGTAGTCTTTTCTGATAATGTGGAAGTATCTTATAAAGATTTTTTGACATGGGAGCGTAAAAAGATTGAAGTCGTTGTTCCTCGCGAAGCACAGACCGGTATTATTATTTTGGCTGACACAGCTGCTATTCCGGTGGAATTGAAATCAGAAACAGAATTGCAAGTAGTTCTCCCTTCTGTAGAAAAGGTATTGGATCTTACAAATAAAAAACCCGGAGATGTAGTTTCTACAATAGGTCAGAATCTTGATCTGGTAGAGTCAGTACAGCTTCCTGATGGAGCGCCTGTGGCTCATGCAATAAAAGATGACGTATTGGCATTCACTCTGCCTGAGGGTATCACCGATGGCGCTATTGTAATGGTTGCTTACTCGGGCGTACATGTAGCTATAGCTAATATCGGTGTCGCTGTGCCAACGGATTTGGTGGCTACTCCTGCTACAGGCATAAAGGATGGTAGTGTCATTTCGATCAAAGGGGTTAATATGGATTTGGTTACTACAGCATTATTCCCAGGAGTATCAGAGGCTGTAACACCTACATCGAAGAGTGCAACGGAAATAAAAGTAACTACTCCAACTAATGCCAAAACAGGAGATCTTATTCTAAATACCGCTAGTGGAAAAACTGTATCAGTAAAAATTGCTACGTTAAAACCTGAGATATTGTCATACAATCCATCTTCTGTCGCTGCCGGTAATGAATTTACAATAAAAGGTAAGAATCTAGATCTTGTTACATCTGTAACATTCGGAGGAAACAAAGTTGTTGAAGTTACTCCAACATCTTCTACTGACTTGGTGGTAAAAGCCCCGGTAGATGCAGAGACAGGAGAACTGACATTAACAATGAAAAATGGAGAGACTGTAAAGGGCTCCGTTTTGACAGTGACTAAACCAGACTTCTGTTATATACCTGTTCTTCCGGGTTCAGATGAGGAAATCAAGTCGGGTACTATTTTGAAAGTAGATGTTCAGAATGCGGATAAACTGACCAATGTGCAGGTAAACGGAAATAATACACAGTATATTTTGCAAGGTTCTACTCTTAGTATACTTGTTCCAAGTAATGCTAATGGAAATACAGCATTTAAGCTGATCTCATCTAACGGAGAAGTGACTTATACAATACGTATTGTCTCTTCGGGGATAGTAGAAACTGTGATAATGAATGAAACACGTGACCTTGGATCTTGGGCGGGTGAAGGAGCTGGAGGCGCATTCCGTCTGTATAAGGAATCTTTTGATGGAATAAAAGCCGGAGCAATACTTAAATTCTATTTTACAGTTACCGGATATGGACAATTGCAGATTAATAATGCAAACTGGGCAACGTGGGATACACCTGTATTTACTGATACAAGTTTAACATATTATGAGATGGAATTAACTCAACCATTCCTTGACAATATATTAGGAGCTAACGATGGTTGGTCAACTACAGCAATTGTTATTCAAGGGGAGCATCTTGTAATCTCTAAGGTTTCTATTATAACTGGTCGGTAA
- a CDS encoding glycosyl hydrolase — MKKIAQNIFYILLGVILMTACTDVDDPVIGDPGVPQLASSTPVDGTTDLPEGDITIVLNYDQNIFCPKAGQEKITIEGATITDVSFKLSQITIKATGLEKGKTYKLVVPAGVVLGPTYIEVPETSISFTTKADPVITATLCNPNATAQAKKVYQFLVESYKQKVISGTMANVNWNVEEAEAVHTLTGKYPALNTFDYVHLPYSPSNWIDYSDISPVKNWWDAGGLVSIMWHWNVPVSARLWNGNVAMPSDWSGNVQLTDASALEGFASAKVNDIIRVAIKDVASGAQGSLKGSDWGQIADGYEYFSISGDYYEMKITDAILTKLKSSGLIISGHDYTVTAVYLIPADSNGDYAFYKADTYFDAAKATVEGTRENEVFKADLAKVATSLKQLQSEGIAVIWRPFHEAAGGWFWWGKDADSCKKLWIAMFDYFKSQGVNNLIWVWTSESDDSSWYPGDEYVDIIGRDLYSKNTSDCASIYQSEFARYGHKVIALSECGTVGLLSEQWSAGARWAWFMPWYGKADSGSKHATDEWWKDAMKQTYVITRDQVPSMK; from the coding sequence ATGAAAAAAATAGCACAAAATATTTTTTATATCTTACTGGGGGTTATCCTAATGACTGCCTGTACCGATGTTGATGATCCGGTTATCGGCGATCCGGGTGTTCCCCAATTAGCAAGCAGTACACCTGTTGATGGAACAACAGATTTGCCTGAAGGTGACATAACTATTGTTCTGAATTATGATCAGAATATATTCTGTCCCAAAGCCGGACAGGAAAAGATTACTATAGAGGGAGCTACTATAACGGATGTTTCATTTAAGTTAAGTCAGATAACGATTAAAGCTACCGGATTGGAAAAAGGTAAGACTTACAAACTAGTTGTACCTGCAGGTGTTGTACTTGGACCGACTTATATAGAAGTGCCTGAAACATCTATCAGCTTTACAACGAAGGCCGATCCTGTTATAACAGCTACGCTTTGTAATCCGAATGCTACAGCTCAGGCAAAGAAGGTGTATCAGTTTTTGGTGGAAAGCTATAAACAAAAAGTTATCTCCGGTACGATGGCTAATGTAAATTGGAATGTAGAAGAAGCAGAAGCCGTTCATACTCTTACCGGAAAATACCCGGCATTAAATACTTTCGATTATGTGCATCTGCCATATTCTCCTAGCAACTGGATTGACTATAGCGATATTTCGCCTGTAAAAAACTGGTGGGATGCAGGTGGATTGGTTTCTATTATGTGGCATTGGAATGTTCCCGTATCGGCTAGGTTATGGAATGGTAATGTAGCTATGCCTTCCGATTGGTCGGGCAATGTACAGCTTACTGATGCGTCAGCTCTTGAGGGATTTGCATCAGCGAAGGTTAACGATATTATCCGTGTTGCAATCAAAGACGTGGCATCAGGGGCTCAAGGCTCACTAAAAGGTAGTGACTGGGGACAGATTGCCGATGGTTACGAATATTTTTCTATCAGTGGCGATTATTATGAGATGAAAATAACAGATGCTATCCTAACTAAATTAAAGTCTTCGGGTCTTATCATAAGCGGACATGATTACACTGTAACAGCTGTTTATCTGATACCTGCCGATTCTAATGGAGATTATGCTTTTTACAAAGCTGATACATACTTCGATGCAGCCAAGGCTACAGTTGAAGGAACACGCGAAAATGAAGTCTTTAAGGCCGATCTTGCAAAGGTAGCTACTTCATTGAAACAATTACAATCGGAAGGAATTGCTGTTATCTGGCGTCCATTCCACGAAGCTGCCGGCGGCTGGTTCTGGTGGGGTAAAGATGCTGATTCTTGCAAAAAGCTCTGGATTGCTATGTTCGACTATTTCAAATCGCAGGGTGTAAACAACCTGATTTGGGTGTGGACAAGCGAGTCTGACGATAGTAGCTGGTATCCGGGCGATGAGTATGTAGATATCATTGGTCGTGATTTATATAGTAAGAATACAAGCGATTGTGCATCTATATACCAATCGGAGTTTGCTCGCTATGGGCATAAGGTGATTGCCCTTTCCGAATGTGGAACAGTTGGTCTTCTATCCGAACAATGGAGTGCGGGTGCACGTTGGGCATGGTTTATGCCATGGTATGGAAAAGCTGATAGTGGTAGCAAACATGCTACTGACGAATGGTGGAAAGATGCAATGAAGCAAACTTATGTGATTACTCGTGACCAGGTTCCGAGCATGAAATAA
- a CDS encoding glycoside hydrolase family 5 protein, which produces MIKNFYKAYILLFFLFVGCSGDNADQIIAQTFVEQHGQLSVKGTSLVDKDGKTIALKGVSFGWHNWWPRFYNESTVAWLKSDWNCNLVRAAIGVEPEGAYITNPQKANECLDNVVDAAIENGMYVIIDWHSHGIKTQEAKAFFTRAANKYKGYPNIIYEIFNEPVEDSWETVKAYSEEIIKTIRAIDTKNVILVGTPHWDQDIHLAADNPIEGYDNIMYTLHFYAATHKQYLRDRGDYAIGKGLPIFVSECAGMEASGDGAINKTEWNNWLNWMKQHQISWVAWSIADKNETCSMIKDSTSPATGWKDSDLKEWGKIVKAALQ; this is translated from the coding sequence ATGATTAAGAATTTTTACAAGGCTTACATTCTACTGTTTTTCCTGTTTGTCGGATGTAGCGGAGACAATGCAGATCAAATAATTGCTCAGACTTTTGTAGAGCAGCATGGTCAACTTTCAGTAAAAGGTACTTCATTGGTAGATAAGGACGGCAAGACAATAGCTCTCAAGGGGGTAAGCTTTGGGTGGCATAATTGGTGGCCGCGCTTCTATAATGAGTCTACTGTAGCATGGCTCAAATCGGATTGGAATTGTAATCTGGTGCGTGCAGCCATCGGGGTTGAACCCGAAGGAGCATACATAACCAACCCTCAAAAAGCGAACGAATGCCTCGATAACGTTGTTGATGCGGCTATCGAAAATGGAATGTATGTTATTATAGACTGGCATAGTCATGGGATAAAGACACAGGAAGCCAAGGCGTTTTTTACAAGAGCTGCCAATAAATACAAAGGCTACCCGAATATAATATATGAGATATTCAATGAGCCGGTAGAAGATTCTTGGGAAACAGTAAAAGCATACTCGGAAGAAATAATTAAAACGATTCGAGCGATAGATACTAAGAACGTAATATTGGTAGGTACACCTCATTGGGATCAGGATATACATCTGGCTGCAGATAATCCGATCGAAGGATATGATAACATCATGTATACACTACATTTCTATGCTGCAACACATAAGCAATATTTACGTGATAGGGGTGATTATGCCATCGGAAAAGGACTTCCTATTTTTGTGTCGGAGTGTGCAGGTATGGAAGCATCGGGTGATGGTGCTATAAACAAAACAGAATGGAATAATTGGTTGAACTGGATGAAACAACATCAGATAAGTTGGGTTGCGTGGTCTATCGCAGATAAAAACGAAACATGTTCGATGATTAAAGATTCTACATCTCCTGCTACCGGTTGGAAAGATTCCGATTTGAAAGAATGGGGTAAAATAGTAAAGGCCGCACTACAGTAA
- a CDS encoding acetylxylan esterase, with amino-acid sequence MKKYTIYLLSVITFFLVLSCKQAVKENLDPTVSESFSAEWKFHAGEGVDSLWMNVDYNDTAWQEVLSSKSLKDQNIKLDNGFGWYRKRIQMSDVLVNAIKNKGGIMLHLGRLAATDEVYFNGKLVGKTGQFPQDYRGYFDNERNYFVPEEDINLTGENLIAIKFHDGWNVGGFLQGAALSISTAETKDKLALNVQVADSDYIFMAPSPVQIKVNIDNKNKWAVQGRLLVTLTTDDYQPLKADSMDIEIDGKASISKSFSFDNPNPGFYRYTVQFRRNDTIACEKKFNVGFEPEKINSPLDAKDDFKAFWDNNLKELAKVAPDYKLTLVPEYSKIDYDVYLVEMRSFGNELIRGYYAKPKREGKHPVIVEYMGYGSQPYPPNQWWDGFAYFVLSIRGQALNQPTNRFGTWITYGLDNKDNYYYRGAFLDVVRALDFVCSRPEIDSEKIAVRGGSQGGALSFVAAALDKRVKVAAPSIPFLSDYPDYFKIAPWPKSDFDNYMTTHPEAKWEDVYSLLTYFDIKNLAQWIECPLIMGIGVQDNVCPPHINFAAYNQVKSEKRWMAFPEFAHSVGKEYNDASKAFIKEKLNIK; translated from the coding sequence ATGAAAAAATATACGATATATCTCTTATCCGTAATCACTTTCTTTCTTGTTTTATCCTGCAAACAAGCGGTAAAAGAAAATCTCGACCCGACCGTTTCCGAATCATTTTCTGCCGAATGGAAATTTCATGCCGGAGAAGGTGTCGACAGCCTTTGGATGAATGTAGACTACAATGATACTGCATGGCAAGAAGTGTTGTCGTCTAAATCCTTAAAAGATCAAAACATCAAATTGGATAATGGCTTTGGTTGGTATCGTAAAAGAATACAAATGTCGGATGTCTTAGTTAATGCCATAAAGAATAAAGGTGGGATTATGCTTCATCTCGGACGTTTGGCTGCTACCGATGAGGTTTACTTTAATGGTAAGCTTGTCGGTAAAACGGGTCAATTTCCGCAAGACTATAGAGGCTACTTTGACAATGAACGAAACTATTTTGTTCCCGAAGAAGATATTAATCTTACTGGAGAAAACCTGATTGCGATTAAGTTTCATGATGGTTGGAATGTCGGTGGCTTCCTCCAGGGGGCTGCTCTATCGATCTCTACCGCTGAAACAAAAGATAAATTAGCCTTAAATGTTCAGGTGGCGGACTCCGACTATATATTTATGGCTCCTAGTCCTGTTCAGATAAAAGTAAATATCGATAATAAGAACAAATGGGCAGTACAAGGACGATTGTTGGTAACGCTCACAACAGACGATTATCAACCGCTAAAGGCTGACTCTATGGATATAGAAATAGACGGAAAAGCTTCAATATCCAAATCCTTTAGCTTCGATAATCCAAATCCCGGGTTTTATAGATATACCGTTCAGTTCAGACGCAACGACACAATAGCCTGTGAGAAAAAGTTTAATGTCGGCTTCGAACCCGAAAAAATTAACTCGCCTCTCGATGCAAAAGATGATTTTAAAGCATTTTGGGATAACAACCTGAAAGAGCTTGCAAAAGTTGCACCGGATTATAAATTGACACTCGTTCCCGAGTATTCGAAAATAGATTACGATGTCTATTTGGTTGAAATGCGTTCTTTTGGTAATGAGCTGATAAGAGGATATTATGCTAAGCCTAAAAGAGAAGGTAAGCATCCCGTAATTGTAGAATATATGGGATATGGCTCACAACCTTATCCACCAAATCAGTGGTGGGATGGATTTGCATACTTTGTTTTATCGATCAGGGGGCAAGCATTGAATCAACCAACAAATCGTTTTGGAACATGGATTACATACGGGCTCGATAATAAAGATAATTATTATTATCGTGGGGCATTCTTGGATGTAGTCAGGGCACTTGATTTTGTTTGCAGCCGACCAGAGATAGACTCCGAAAAGATTGCTGTAAGAGGTGGTAGCCAAGGTGGAGCACTTTCATTTGTGGCTGCGGCTCTCGACAAACGCGTAAAAGTAGCAGCACCCAGTATTCCTTTCTTATCCGATTATCCTGATTATTTCAAAATAGCCCCTTGGCCTAAAAGCGATTTTGATAATTATATGACAACACATCCCGAGGCTAAATGGGAAGACGTTTATTCACTTCTTACTTATTTTGATATCAAGAATCTGGCTCAGTGGATTGAATGTCCTCTTATTATGGGGATTGGAGTTCAGGATAACGTTTGTCCGCCTCACATAAATTTTGCGGCTTATAATCAGGTAAAATCCGAAAAACGCTGGATGGCATTCCCTGAGTTTGCCCACAGTGTTGGCAAAGAGTATAATGATGCTTCGAAAGCGTTTATCAAAGAAAAATTAAACATAAAATAA